From Nitrobacter sp. NHB1, a single genomic window includes:
- a CDS encoding sigma-70 family RNA polymerase sigma factor, producing MSAAQAASDETLIARIAQGDRLAMQVLYGRHHVRVFRFGLRLVRNEQIAEDLINEVFLDVWRQAGKFEGRSAVSTWLLAITRFKALSALRRRKDAELDDETANAIEDQSDDPEVTVQKKDTGNALRMCLMQLSAEHREIVDLVYYHEKSVEEVAEIVGIPENTVKTRLFYARKKLAGLLKAAGIERGWP from the coding sequence GTGAGTGCGGCACAGGCGGCGTCGGATGAGACTCTGATCGCCCGGATCGCTCAAGGCGACCGCCTTGCCATGCAGGTGTTGTACGGGCGTCATCACGTCAGGGTCTTTCGTTTCGGATTGAGGCTCGTGCGGAACGAACAAATTGCGGAAGACCTGATCAACGAGGTTTTTCTCGATGTCTGGCGTCAGGCCGGCAAGTTCGAAGGTCGATCCGCCGTCTCCACCTGGCTGCTGGCAATCACGCGTTTCAAGGCCCTGTCGGCGCTCCGTCGCAGGAAGGATGCCGAACTGGACGACGAGACCGCCAATGCTATCGAGGATCAATCCGACGATCCCGAGGTGACGGTACAGAAGAAGGATACGGGGAACGCGCTGCGTATGTGCCTGATGCAGCTTTCGGCGGAGCACCGGGAAATCGTCGATCTCGTCTATTACCACGAGAAATCGGTGGAAGAGGTCGCCGAGATTGTCGGGATCCCGGAGAACACGGTGAAGACGCGGCTGTTCTATGCGCGCAAGAAACTGGCCGGTCTGCTGAAGGCAGCCGGCATAGAACGAGGTTGGCCATGA